GAAACCCGTTCCAGCAGTTGGGCTATCGATCGTGCGGGCGGCAACACGAACAGCCTCGGTATCACCGACCACAGCTTGGCGAGCACCACGGGGATCAGGACCAACCCGAGTCCGACGTGGAGTCCCTGGGTCAGCCGGTACAGCCAGGACGGGTGGGTAGGCCACTGGAAACTCGGCAACTTCAGCCAGCCGACGTCGCCGGGAATCGCCTGGCCGAATTGCGGCCCGTAGGCGGCGTAGGACAGCAGACCCGTGAGGATGACGATGGGCAGCGTCACCAACAGCGCCGAGCCGAACACCGACGTCAGCCATGGCCCGCGCAGCGGGCTGCGCCAGAGCCGCGCGGGCAAGCGTTCGCCGCCGGAATCGACCGTCGGCTCGGTCTCGTCGGTGTCGGCGCTGCGGACGCGGGGCATCATCGATGATGATCCACGACCGGTCGCCGAAAATGGTTCAGATTGGACCTACATCGCGCCGGACGTGGGCGCTAGGTACGAGACGTGCACCGAATTCGTGCATACGCCCCACTCTCGGCGCGACCCGAGAGTGCGGTCAGTCTTTGCCGCGTGGCGGAGGCTGCACCTCGACGCCGGTGGCCTCGTGTTCGGGACCGGCGGCCGGGTGTTCGGCCGGGACCCGCTGCCTGAACCGGGTGCCTTCGCTGGGGCGTTCCGGGCCGCGACGGCCGGCCGGTTCGCGGTACGGGCCCGGCTTGGGGCGGGGCTTTCCACCGGGAAATGCCAACCGCAAGATGCTGCGTTGAACCATCAGCCACTGCTTTCCGAACGGGCCTGAGTTGTAAGGCAATTCGTAGCGCTCGCAGATGTCCTTGATCTTCGGCGCGATCTCCGAGTATCGGCTGCTGGGCATGTCGGGGTAGAGGTGATGCTCGACCTGATAGCCCAGGTTGCCGCTGATGATGTGGAACAGCGGGCTGCCCTCGATGTTCGCGGCGCCCAGCAGCTGGCGCACATACCAACCGCCGCGGGTCTCGTCCTCGACCTCCTCCTGAGTGAAGCTGTAGGCCTGGTCGGGAAAGTGGCCGCAGAAGATGATGGCGTTCGACCACACGTTGCGGATCAAGTTGGCGACGGCGTCAGCGCCCAGGGTTCGCAGGTAGGTGCTTTCCACACCGGGCGCGGTCTTGTCGAGGAAACCGGCCAGGGCCGCGATGCGACCCCTGTTCGACACCTTGCGCAGCCGCTTGCCCAGGCGTGATCGCGCCGGCTGCTCGATCCTGCCGCGCATAGCCAGCTGGGCCAGGGCGAATGCGCCGGCACTGATCAACGGCCAACCGAGATAGTCCTTGATGATCTGCGCGCGCGCCTTGCCGCTGATGCCCTTGAGGTCCTTGCGCACCTCCGACCACGGCTTCTCACGACGCCGGATGGCCTCGATATCCATGTCGTGGATCGCCACACCCCACTCGAACAGGAGCATCAGCAGCACGTTGGAGATCGGCTGAAACAGGTAGCGCGGGACCCACTTCTGCGCGGGGTCGATCCGCAGGAGTTCGTAGCCGAGGTCTTTGTCCTTGCCGAGGATGTTCGTGTACGTGTGGTGGATGTAGTTATGGGAGTGCTTCCAGGATTCCGCGGTCGATGCGGTATCCCAATCCCACACCGAGGAATGGATATCGGGATCGTTCATCCAATCCCATTGACCGTGCATCACGTTGTGGCCGATCTCCATGTTCTCCAAGATCTTGGCCATGCCGAGGCAGGCGGTGCCCAGCGCCCATGCGATCTTCGACCTGGAGGCCAGCAGCAGCACCCGGCCGACCACCACGATCTGCCGCTGCGCCGAGATGACGGTCTTGATGTACCGACGGTCCCGGTCCCCCAGGTCGGCGAAGACCTCGTCATGAATCGCATCCAGCTCTTTGGCGAGCTTTTCGATTTCCTGCTCGCTCAGCCGGTCCAGTGGGCTTTCTCGCCCGGTTTTCTTCACGGCGCTGGTCATGAGCCGCTCCTTTCCATCACAGTTCGAGTTCCACGTCGCCTTCGGCGGTGTTGATGCAGATGCGGACGTCCTGTTCGGTCGGCTCGATGACGTCACCCGAGCGCAGGTCGCGCAGCCGTCCCGATTTCAGCGTCCCGACGCAGGTATGGCAGATGCCGATGCGGCAGCCGTAGGCCAGGTTCAGGCCGGCCTTCTCCCCCGCCTCCAAAATCGATGTGCCACCGTCACATTCGACGGACTTCTCGCTGTCGAGAAAGCACACTGTGCCGCCCTCGCCGGCGTTGGCGTCGCCGCCGATCTTGGGCTGGAACCGTTCGAAATGCAGCCGTTCGCGGTCGGCGTTGGCCTCCCAGTGCTCGATCAGTGCGTCGAGCATGTCACCGGGGCCCGAGCTGAAGGTCTCGCGTTCGCGCCAGTCGGGGCAGGCTTCGTCCAAGTCACCCGGCTTGAGCCGGCCCCGCTCGCCGGTCAGGCGCAGATCCAGCCGCATCCCGGGGTGGCGGCGGGCGAGGTCTTCGAGGACGGACAAAAACATCACCTGCTCGCGGGTGCGCGCGGAGTGGATGACCACGACGTCACCGAACGCGTCGCGATGGTCGAGGCTGCGAAGCATGCTGATCACCGGCGTGATGCCGCTGCCGGCGCTGATGAACAGCAGCTTGGGCGGCAGCGGTTCGGGCAGGGTGAACACGCCCTCGATCTCGCCGAGCCGGACCAGGTCCCCCGGCTGGATCCGCTGCACCAGATACGGCGACACCACGCCGCCGTCCACCTTCTTGGGCGTCACGCTGATCAGCCCGTCTTCGGGCGCCGGATCCGACGTCAGCGAATACGCGCGCCAGTGGTAGACGCCGTCGATGACGACGCCAAGCCGCACGTACTGCCCGGGCTGGTGACCAGGCCATTCATAGCCGGGCTTGATCAGGACGCTGGCCGCTTCCGAGCCTTGCGGCTCCACGCGCTCGACCTTTCCGCGCAGCTCCTTGGTGGTCCACAGCGGATTGATCATCTCGAGGTAGTCGTCGGGCTGTAGCGGGCTGAACAATCGCCGCACAGCACGCAGGAACATCCGACGCCCCCGGGGGACGTGGGGCTGGGCACCGCGTTCAGCCATGTCCCGAGAGTACACAGATGTACACCGAGGCTAAACATCGATATGAAACATGTTGCAGCGCAACGTTAGACATATGCGCAACGCGGCTATTGCACACGCTTACCCGTTCACTGGCGGGTGTCGCGGAGGTTTGGGGCTGGCACGATACGCAACGCAGGCGTGCCCCGGGTGACCCTCGCCCAAACATTTGTTCAGATCGGCGGCACGCCCTGCGCGGCTAATGTCGGTGGTTGTGTTGATCGGCTTTCTCCTCGCTTTGGGTTGCTCGGTCTGTTACGGCACCGCGACCGTGTTGCAAGCGGCGGGAACCCGCTCCGTGGAAGCCGGCAGCGGTTCGGGCGTCGACACCGTGTTGCTGTTGCGGGCCGCCCGGCAGTGGCGCTACCTGATCGGCGTCGGTCTCGACGTCGTCGGGTTTCTGCTTCAGGTGGCCGCGCTGCGGTTGGTGCCGATTTATGTCGTCGCGGCGGCGTTGGCCGCGTCGATCGCGGTCACCGGCGTAGTGGCCGCATGGGTCTTGTCGGCGCGGCTGTCGCCCGCGGAATGGACGGCCGTCGGCGTGGTTTGTGTCGGCCTCGTGGCCCTCGCCCTGGCCGCCGGGCCCGGGCACTTTCGACATGCCCCGGCCGGGCTCGGCTGGGGGCTGTTGGGCGTGGCGGCCGCGATCTTCGTCGCCGGCGCCGCCGCCGGGCGACTGCCCGACCGTGCGCGTGCGCTCGCCCTGGGCCTGGGAGCCGGCAGCGGATTCGGGGTCGTCGAGGTCGGCGTGCGCCTGATCGACGTGATGGATCCGACCAAGCGCTCGTTCTACACCAACCCCGCCTTGTACGCGGCCGCGGTCGGCGGGGCGGCGGGGTTTCTGTTGCTCACTTCGGCGCTACATCGCGGCTCGGTGACCGCGGCGGTCGCGGGCATGGTGGTCGGCGAGACACTCGCGCCGGCGTTCGTCGGAGTGGCCTGGCTGGGCGACACCGCGCGCGACGGGCTGGGCTGGTTGGTGATCGCCGGGTTTGCCGTCGCGGTGTCCGGAACGCTGGTGCTGGCGCGGTTCGGGGAAGCACCCGCACCGGTCACCCCTGTCTCAGGACCCTGATTCAACCGCCCGCGCATATGTGGTGCCGCGGGCGGGCCGCGCCCACAACACCCCACCCTGCGCGCTGACGCCCGCGGCGATGAGCGCGCGCTTGAGGATCTTGTTGGTCGCGGTCGCGGGCAGCTGATCGTTGATGCGCACGTAGCGCGGCCACGCCTTGGGTGACAGATCGGGCTGCGAGGCCAGGAACTCACCGAAAGCGGCCGGCGTCAGGTCCGCCCCGGCGCGCGGCACGATCGCGGCCATCACCTGGTCGCCGACCCGCTCGTCGGGGACGGCGTAGACGGCCACCTGGCTGATCCCGGGCAGGCGCGCCAGGATCCGCTCGATCGGGGCGGCCGCCAGGTTCTCCCCGTCCACCCGCATCCAGTCCGAGGTGCGGCCGGCCAGGTAGATCCAGCCGTCGGCGTCCCGGTAGGCCAAATCGCCCGACCAGTACATCCCGTGCCGCATCCGCTCGGCCGTGGCGCCGGGATCGTTGTAGTAGCCGACGAAGGGTCCGGCTCCCTGGGTGTTGACGAGCTCGCCGACGGCCTCGTCGAAGTTGGTCAGCACCCCGTGCGCGTCGAACTTCGCGACGGCGCATTCGGTCAGTGTGGTCGAGTTGTAGATGCTCACCCCGGGGTAGGGCTTGCCGATCGAGCCGGGCGGGGTGCCGTCTTCGCGGACCACGATCACCGCGAACTCGCTGGATCCGAAACTGTCCACCACGCGGCAGCCGAAACGCCGTGCGAATTCGGCGATGTCGCGGTCGGTCGCCTCGTTGCCGAAGGCCACACGCAAGGTGTTCTCGGCGTCGTCGGGACGCTCCGGGGTGGACAGGATCAACGCCAGGGGCTTACCGACGTAGTTCAGGTAGGTCACGTGGTGGCGCCGCACGTCCTCCAGGAAGCGGTTCGGTGAGAACTTGGCCGGCACCATGGTGGCCCCGCTGCCGATCGCGACCGCCCACCCGGCCGCGACGCCGTTGGAGTGAAACAGCGGCATCGCCAGGTAACACACGTCGGCGGCGGTGACGTCGTACTGGTAGATCAGGCTGGCGCCGCACATGATCGCCATGCCGTGCGCGAACCGGACCACCTTAGGGTCACCGCTGGTCCCCGAGGTGAAGATCATCATGAACGTGTCGGCGGCGGCGACCTCGCGATGCGGGGTCAGCGGCGGGGCCGCGGCCAGCGCCTCGGCGTAACTCGCCCCGCCCACGTCGACAACCTGAATCCCGTTGAGATCCAACCCCTCCAGCAGGGGTAGGTGATCGCGGTCGACGAGCAGGATCTGGCAGTCCGAGCGCCGGATGTCGGCGAGCAGCGCGGGGCCGCGGCGGGTCGTGTTGAGGCCGCACAACACGTAGCCGCCGAGCGCAGCCGCGGCCATCGCCCGCAGCATGGCCGGCGAATTCCCCAGTGCCGCACCGACATGCAACGGCCGGGCGGGATCGGCGCGTGCGATCAGGGCCGCGGCTTCGGCCTCGGCTTCGGCGAGGTACTCGCGCCAGGTCCACGTCTTTTCGCCGTGGGCGATCGCGGGGGTGTCGTCGTTTCGGCGCTGTCGCAGCAGCTGCTGCACCGTCTCGAGCTGCATCGTCTCGGTCATCGGGTCCTCAGCACCAACCCGGCGTAGTCGCGGGCGGCCACGTCGTCGCAGTGCCGGCGGTAGGTACCGAACCCGCCGATGTAGGGCATGAAGACCCGCTTCTTGCCTTCGATGTTGGCGCCCAGGTACCACGACGATGCGGCCCGCGGGAACAGCGTCCGCTCGGCCGCTTCGGCCACCTGCTCGGTCCATTCGACGGCGGCGTCGCGGCAGGGTTCGACCTCGCTCACACCGAGTCGCCGGGCGGCCTGCACCAGGTCGATGACCCAGTCGACCTGAACCTCGGCGTGCAGCACCATGTTTGCCAGCACCGACGGGCTGCCCGGGCCGCTGACGGTGAACAGGTTCGGCAGGCCCGGCACCATCAGGCCGAGAAAGGTGATGGGTCCGTCGGACCAGATGTCGCGCAGCCGCTCGCCCCCGGGACCGCGCGGGTTGATGCGGGTCAGCGCCCCGGTCATGGCGTCGAATCCGGTCGCGAACACCAGCACGTCGCAGGGATAGGTCGTCGTCGTGGTCCGCACGGCGTCGGCGGTGATCGCCTCGATGGGCTCGCGGCGCAGATTCACCAACCGCACGTTGTCGCGGTTGAAGGTGGCGTAGTAGCCGTCGTCGGTGCAGATCCGCTTGGTCCCGATCGGGTGATCGACCGGGATAAGATCGGTGGCGACCGCCGGATCGGTGACGATTTCCCGGATGCGGTCCTCGGCGAACTTCCTGGCGACCTCGTTGGCGGACGGGTCGCTGGTCTGGTCGGGGAAGGTCTTGGCGAAAAGGACGCCGCCCTCGCGCCAGCGCTTCCACAGCGCTTCGGCCCGCTCCTCGGGGTCGGTGTCGACGGCGTTCTTGTGGTAGGTGCCGTGCGGCGTGCCCGCCGACGCGTAGGCCGATGCGCGGCGACGGTCGGGGTACTGCTCCTGGATCTGGCGCTGTTCGTCGGCCGACCAGGGCCGGTTGGGCATCGGGATGGTGTAGTTCGCCGATCGCTGGAATACGACGAGGTTTTCGGCCTGCGCGGCGATGATCGGGGTCACCTGGATCCCCGAGGATCCGGTGCCGACGAGCCCCACGCGCTTGCCGCGCAGCTCGGGATCTTCCCGCGGCCACGCGGCGGTGAAATACACCTCGCCCGAAAAGCCCTCCACGCCGGGGATATCGGGCCGGTTGACCGCTGACAGGCAGCCGGTGGCGCACACGAGGAACGGTGCCGTCTGGCTTTCGCCGGTCGCGGTGTCGACCTGCCACCGGCCTCGCTCGAAGGCAGCGTCGACGACGTCGACGCCGAACCGGTAGTGGCGGCGCAGGTCGAAGCGGTCGGCGACGTGCCGAAGGTAAGCAAGGATCTCCGGTTGGGCCGCGAAACGTTCGGTCCACTGCCAGCTGCGCTGCAGCTCTTCGTCGAAAGAATAGGAATAGTCCACACTCTCGACGTCGCAACGTGCGCCCGGATAGCGGTTCCAGTACCAGGTGCCGCCCACATCGGGCGCGGCCTCGAGGGCGGTCACCGACAGGCCGGCCGAAGCGGCCCGGTGCACGGCGTAGAGCCCGGCGAACCCGGCGCCGATGACGATGACGTCGCTCACCTCGGTCATGCCGGCCGGTACTTCAGTAGCGTGACCCCGCCTTCGAGGTCACTAAACACCGGCTCCACCCGCATCCCGATCCGGATGTCGTCGGGATCGACGTCGACCAGCTCGGTGCTGAACTTCGGTCCCACGTCCCATCGCACCACCGCGAGCAGCTGCGGCAGCGCGTCGGCCCACGGCGGCCCAGTGGGCCGGCGGGCGATCGTGAAGGTGTACAGCGTTGCGGCGCCGTCGATCTCACGCCATTCCAGGTCATCGGCGAGGCTGCCCGGGGCGAGGGTGCGCGGGTAGAACACGTAGCGCTGCAGCGACGGCGAGTACTGCACCAGGATGCGGCGCTGCGCCAGGCCGTCCCAGAACGGTTGGGAGACCGGCGTGGGCTCGGGGGCGGGTGCATCGGCGCGGCGGTTCATCGTTAATCCCCCCGCAGGAGCAGCGCGACCTGCTCGCTCATGATGCCGCCGTTACCTGTCACGAACGCGGTGTGGCAGTCGGGCACCTGCGCGTCGCCGGCGCGTCCCATGACTTGGCGCGCGCCGTCGACCACATGGTGCATGCCGCCGGCCATTCCGGCCTGACCGAAGGACAATTGCCCGCCCGCGGTATTGAGCGGGAAGTCCCCGCGGTAGGTCAGGTCGTGTTCGCTAATCCACGACATGCCTGTGCCTTTCGCGCAAAATCCGGCGTCCTCCAGGCTCATCAGCACCGTGATGGTGTAGCAGTCGTAGATGGAGGCGACGTCGACGTCGGACCGGCCCAGCCCGGCCATCGCGAAGGCCCGTTCGGCGGCGCGCGCGATGGGTGTGGACAGCAGGTCGTCCGCGTAGGTGGGGGTCTTGAAGGCGATGTGTTCGCCGAAGCCCGTGATCCACACCGGACGGTGGCGGGCGCGGCGCGCGATGTCGGCGTTGGCGATCAACACCGCCGCTCCCCCGTGCACGCGCATCACCGTTTCCAGCATGTGGATGGGGTCGGCGATCATCGGGCTGTCCAGCACGTCGTTAACCGTGATCGGGGCGCCGTGAAAGACCGCGCCGGGGTGCGCGCCCGCGTTGGTGCGTTGGTCGACGGCGATCTTGGCGACGGCGGCGGGGTCGTAACCGAACTCGGCCGCGTACCGCTGGGCGATCTGCGCGTAGGGCGCGTTTTGGCCGACGTTGCC
The sequence above is drawn from the Mycobacterium marseillense genome and encodes:
- a CDS encoding fatty acid desaturase family protein, coding for MTSAVKKTGRESPLDRLSEQEIEKLAKELDAIHDEVFADLGDRDRRYIKTVISAQRQIVVVGRVLLLASRSKIAWALGTACLGMAKILENMEIGHNVMHGQWDWMNDPDIHSSVWDWDTASTAESWKHSHNYIHHTYTNILGKDKDLGYELLRIDPAQKWVPRYLFQPISNVLLMLLFEWGVAIHDMDIEAIRRREKPWSEVRKDLKGISGKARAQIIKDYLGWPLISAGAFALAQLAMRGRIEQPARSRLGKRLRKVSNRGRIAALAGFLDKTAPGVESTYLRTLGADAVANLIRNVWSNAIIFCGHFPDQAYSFTQEEVEDETRGGWYVRQLLGAANIEGSPLFHIISGNLGYQVEHHLYPDMPSSRYSEIAPKIKDICERYELPYNSGPFGKQWLMVQRSILRLAFPGGKPRPKPGPYREPAGRRGPERPSEGTRFRQRVPAEHPAAGPEHEATGVEVQPPPRGKD
- a CDS encoding ferredoxin reductase is translated as MAERGAQPHVPRGRRMFLRAVRRLFSPLQPDDYLEMINPLWTTKELRGKVERVEPQGSEAASVLIKPGYEWPGHQPGQYVRLGVVIDGVYHWRAYSLTSDPAPEDGLISVTPKKVDGGVVSPYLVQRIQPGDLVRLGEIEGVFTLPEPLPPKLLFISAGSGITPVISMLRSLDHRDAFGDVVVIHSARTREQVMFLSVLEDLARRHPGMRLDLRLTGERGRLKPGDLDEACPDWRERETFSSGPGDMLDALIEHWEANADRERLHFERFQPKIGGDANAGEGGTVCFLDSEKSVECDGGTSILEAGEKAGLNLAYGCRIGICHTCVGTLKSGRLRDLRSGDVIEPTEQDVRICINTAEGDVELEL
- the fadD1 gene encoding fatty-acid--CoA ligase FadD1, with product MTETMQLETVQQLLRQRRNDDTPAIAHGEKTWTWREYLAEAEAEAAALIARADPARPLHVGAALGNSPAMLRAMAAAALGGYVLCGLNTTRRGPALLADIRRSDCQILLVDRDHLPLLEGLDLNGIQVVDVGGASYAEALAAAPPLTPHREVAAADTFMMIFTSGTSGDPKVVRFAHGMAIMCGASLIYQYDVTAADVCYLAMPLFHSNGVAAGWAVAIGSGATMVPAKFSPNRFLEDVRRHHVTYLNYVGKPLALILSTPERPDDAENTLRVAFGNEATDRDIAEFARRFGCRVVDSFGSSEFAVIVVREDGTPPGSIGKPYPGVSIYNSTTLTECAVAKFDAHGVLTNFDEAVGELVNTQGAGPFVGYYNDPGATAERMRHGMYWSGDLAYRDADGWIYLAGRTSDWMRVDGENLAAAPIERILARLPGISQVAVYAVPDERVGDQVMAAIVPRAGADLTPAAFGEFLASQPDLSPKAWPRYVRINDQLPATATNKILKRALIAAGVSAQGGVLWARPARGTTYARAVESGS
- a CDS encoding flavin-containing monooxygenase, with amino-acid sequence MTEVSDVIVIGAGFAGLYAVHRAASAGLSVTALEAAPDVGGTWYWNRYPGARCDVESVDYSYSFDEELQRSWQWTERFAAQPEILAYLRHVADRFDLRRHYRFGVDVVDAAFERGRWQVDTATGESQTAPFLVCATGCLSAVNRPDIPGVEGFSGEVYFTAAWPREDPELRGKRVGLVGTGSSGIQVTPIIAAQAENLVVFQRSANYTIPMPNRPWSADEQRQIQEQYPDRRRASAYASAGTPHGTYHKNAVDTDPEERAEALWKRWREGGVLFAKTFPDQTSDPSANEVARKFAEDRIREIVTDPAVATDLIPVDHPIGTKRICTDDGYYATFNRDNVRLVNLRREPIEAITADAVRTTTTTYPCDVLVFATGFDAMTGALTRINPRGPGGERLRDIWSDGPITFLGLMVPGLPNLFTVSGPGSPSVLANMVLHAEVQVDWVIDLVQAARRLGVSEVEPCRDAAVEWTEQVAEAAERTLFPRAASSWYLGANIEGKKRVFMPYIGGFGTYRRHCDDVAARDYAGLVLRTR
- a CDS encoding Zn-ribbon domain-containing OB-fold protein, whose amino-acid sequence is MNRRADAPAPEPTPVSQPFWDGLAQRRILVQYSPSLQRYVFYPRTLAPGSLADDLEWREIDGAATLYTFTIARRPTGPPWADALPQLLAVVRWDVGPKFSTELVDVDPDDIRIGMRVEPVFSDLEGGVTLLKYRPA
- a CDS encoding thiolase family protein, whose amino-acid sequence is MSGLRGEAAIVGIAELPAERRPTRPAQFTLDQYALLAKLVIEDAGIEPGCVNGLLTHGVAESVMFAPATLCEYLGLALDFGERVDLGGATAAGMVWRAAAAVELGICEAALAVVPGSASVPQSERRPAPDPNWYGASSNNYGSPQAEFEIPYGNVGQNAPYAQIAQRYAAEFGYDPAAVAKIAVDQRTNAGAHPGAVFHGAPITVNDVLDSPMIADPIHMLETVMRVHGGAAVLIANADIARRARHRPVWITGFGEHIAFKTPTYADDLLSTPIARAAERAFAMAGLGRSDVDVASIYDCYTITVLMSLEDAGFCAKGTGMSWISEHDLTYRGDFPLNTAGGQLSFGQAGMAGGMHHVVDGARQVMGRAGDAQVPDCHTAFVTGNGGIMSEQVALLLRGD